Proteins encoded together in one Dermacentor variabilis isolate Ectoservices chromosome 2, ASM5094787v1, whole genome shotgun sequence window:
- the LOC142570471 gene encoding adult-specific rigid cuticular protein 15.7-like — protein sequence MIAQVTLLLVISTAVVAGGHGGYGHHGGSSRTYRKQNDHGHYGFGYDIVNGYGAVNGRHETGSAYGPVHGSYYLGDIDGRHRQVHYVADKWGFRAMVKTNEPGTKSSLPAAAPYYSAHGKTVPAYGHGGYGGYGGHRGYGGYGGYGGHGYYG from the exons ATGATCGCTCAA GTGACACTCTTGCTGGTCATCTCGACCGCGGTAGTCGCGGGAGGTCACGGTGGCTACGGGCACCATGGTGGCTCCAGCAGGACGTACAGGAAACAGAAC GACCACGGTCACTACGGCTTCGGCTACGACATCGTCAACGGCTACGGCGCCGTCAACGGCCGCCACGAGACCGGTTCGGCGTACGGCCCCGTGCACGGCTCGTACTACCTGGGTGACATCGACGGCCGCCACCGGCAGGTGCACTACGTCGCCGACAAGTGGGGCTTCCGGGCCATGGTGAAGACCAACGAACCGGGAACCAAGAGCAGCCTTCCGGCCGCCGCTCCTTACTACTCGGCGCACGGCAAAACGGTGCCTGCCTACGGACACGGCGGATACGGTGGATACGGTGGACACCGAGGCTACGGAGGATACGGTGGCTACGGAGGCCACGGATATTACGGCTAG